A single genomic interval of Thermodesulfobacteriota bacterium harbors:
- a CDS encoding alpha-isopropylmalate synthase regulatory domain-containing protein codes for AVGNGPVNALDAALRKALEKFYPAIRDVRLVDFKVRVLASGGGTGARVRVLIESSDGHETWGTVGVSANVIEASWQALVDSIEYKLMRDEERAAGSPVPRRRATNGA; via the coding sequence CCGCGGTGGGCAACGGCCCGGTCAACGCGCTGGACGCGGCCCTGCGAAAGGCGCTGGAGAAGTTCTACCCCGCCATCCGCGACGTGCGCCTGGTGGACTTCAAGGTGCGGGTGCTCGCCTCGGGCGGGGGAACGGGCGCCCGGGTGCGGGTGCTCATCGAGTCGAGCGACGGGCACGAGACCTGGGGCACCGTGGGGGTGAGCGCCAACGTGATCGAGGCGTCGTGGCAGGCGCTGGTGGACTCCATCGAGTACAAGCTCATGCGCGACGAGGAGCGGGCGGCGGGCTCGCCGGTCCCCCGCCGCAGGGCCACCAACGGGGCCTGA